In a genomic window of bacterium:
- the pilM gene encoding type IV pilus assembly protein PilM — protein MVGNLLSAKKMISLDIGSGTVKAVELRRTRNSVVIDRVAVKRIPFVESETSEARTATVIETIQSLLKENKISAKKAIFGLPGHQVFVRKMRLPIAPEDRLAKIIAYEARHQIPFPLDKIQLDYQISQIPESTEVEVLLVGSKKESIAEYIEFLSKTGIKPLFLDVTPVALYNFHKYIDPTPSEEAIALMNIGASATDISIIRNGKLSFTRTAPIGGIEITRGIASTLNISLNEAEDIKINEGKAPLELELFEESEAGNETKQREKLIQDAVGSALEKLIGEIRRTFDYYISQPDGIAIGRIILSGGTSKLPGIAQFLEMKIGTTVQLVQDYPTWQGLTELRDSYSDQLPFLTTCVGLALRGLPKVTELIKVDFLPEEIKSVREFSAKRIELAIATGLLAAIIFTGAQFGGNELKQKQEAISLLNQKALASKAGYDKYQKINQKKDNLVKQYDNLSLVIANRTYWLDKLVKLNQMTPVDVWFTKITGGADYTLIIEGKALREDSVVDFGNRLNNPANKHHFKKSSLDEMKTQTDDRLGKPVTVFRFTVQCKPPTEKS, from the coding sequence ATGGTAGGTAATTTATTGTCGGCGAAAAAAATGATATCGCTTGATATAGGTAGTGGAACCGTTAAAGCTGTTGAGTTGCGGCGAACACGTAATAGTGTTGTGATTGACCGCGTTGCGGTTAAGAGAATCCCGTTTGTTGAATCTGAAACGTCTGAAGCGAGAACTGCCACGGTGATTGAAACGATACAATCGTTGCTGAAAGAAAATAAAATTTCGGCTAAAAAAGCAATTTTCGGGTTACCTGGACATCAAGTATTTGTTCGGAAAATGCGATTACCGATTGCCCCTGAAGACCGATTGGCAAAAATAATTGCTTACGAAGCCCGTCACCAGATACCTTTCCCATTAGATAAAATCCAACTTGATTATCAAATCAGTCAAATTCCTGAATCTACTGAGGTTGAGGTTTTACTGGTTGGGAGTAAAAAAGAATCTATTGCAGAATATATCGAGTTTCTCAGTAAAACAGGCATAAAACCATTATTTCTGGATGTAACTCCTGTTGCATTATATAATTTTCATAAATATATTGATCCAACTCCTTCTGAAGAAGCAATCGCGTTGATGAATATCGGAGCGTCGGCAACGGATATTAGCATTATTCGCAATGGGAAACTAAGTTTCACACGAACCGCACCTATTGGCGGAATAGAAATCACCCGGGGGATTGCGAGTACATTAAATATCTCGTTAAATGAAGCTGAAGATATTAAGATTAATGAAGGGAAAGCACCGCTCGAACTTGAATTGTTTGAAGAAAGCGAAGCCGGAAATGAAACGAAACAACGCGAGAAATTGATTCAAGACGCCGTGGGTAGTGCGTTAGAAAAACTCATTGGCGAAATTCGCCGAACCTTTGATTATTATATTTCGCAACCCGATGGCATTGCTATCGGTCGCATTATTTTAAGTGGTGGGACTTCAAAACTTCCTGGGATAGCCCAATTTTTAGAAATGAAAATCGGAACAACTGTTCAGCTCGTGCAAGATTATCCGACCTGGCAAGGATTAACCGAATTACGTGATAGTTATTCTGACCAGCTTCCTTTTCTCACCACGTGTGTTGGATTAGCGTTACGTGGGTTGCCAAAAGTAACCGAACTTATTAAAGTTGATTTCCTGCCCGAGGAAATTAAAAGCGTTCGTGAATTTTCTGCGAAACGAATTGAATTAGCAATCGCTACCGGATTGTTAGCTGCCATTATATTTACCGGGGCACAATTTGGCGGAAACGAATTAAAACAAAAACAAGAGGCAATTTCATTATTAAATCAAAAAGCATTAGCTAGTAAAGCTGGGTATGATAAATATCAGAAAATTAATCAGAAAAAAGATAACTTGGTAAAACAATATGATAATTTATCGTTAGTCATAGCGAATCGAACCTATTGGTTGGATAAACTAGTAAAATTAAATCAAATGACTCCAGTTGATGTCTGGTTTACGAAGATTACTGGCGGGGCGGATTATACCTTGATTATAGAAGGAAAGGCTTTACGAGAAGATTCAGTAGTAGATTTTGGTAATAGGTTAAATAATCCAGCAAATAAACATCATTTTAAAAAATCAAGTCTCGATGAAATGAAAACCCAAACCGATGACCGATTAGGAAAACCTGTGACGGTATTTCGATTTACGGTACAATGTAAACCGCCTACGGAAAAATCGTAA
- a CDS encoding CehA/McbA family metallohydrolase yields the protein MFEILGAIHIHSHYSDGSGSLREIIKSAQEAELDYIIITDHNTIRAKKEHIEGWHGKTLVLVGEEISGRAGHCLALNISSRISGRRKKPEQYLIDIHKHQGLSFIAHPHFGSNWQFAIRNVSWKNWNVPEFTGIELWSYLADWAKDLTWLNFAKRWLNPQHTISGPSLETIKKWDELTQTRRVVAIGGVDAHAKVLTPFKRPVILPYHQVFKTIRTHILLSAPLSYKGIEDAKRVYQALKSGHVFLANDGIALSSGFNFVAVDKKEKILGIMGDELCPSFPIYCHITIPIHDKYVMVKLVKDGQVIYREQTHKIVYKLNSPGVYRVEVTYHRHPWIYSNPIYLRATSLK from the coding sequence ATGTTCGAAATCCTCGGTGCGATTCATATCCATAGTCATTATTCTGATGGTTCAGGTTCGTTGCGAGAAATCATCAAGTCCGCTCAGGAAGCGGAATTAGACTATATAATCATAACTGACCATAACACGATTCGCGCTAAAAAAGAACACATCGAGGGTTGGCATGGGAAAACGTTAGTGTTGGTCGGTGAAGAAATTTCTGGTCGGGCGGGGCATTGTCTAGCATTAAACATTTCGAGTCGGATTTCCGGTCGGCGAAAAAAACCGGAACAATATTTGATAGATATACACAAACATCAAGGATTAAGTTTCATAGCACATCCACATTTTGGCAGTAATTGGCAATTTGCAATTCGCAATGTTTCCTGGAAAAACTGGAATGTGCCTGAATTTACCGGGATTGAATTATGGTCGTATCTCGCGGATTGGGCGAAAGATTTAACTTGGCTCAATTTTGCGAAACGCTGGTTAAATCCGCAGCATACGATTAGTGGTCCTTCCCTAGAAACAATAAAAAAATGGGATGAATTAACTCAAACTCGGCGAGTGGTTGCAATTGGCGGCGTTGATGCTCATGCGAAAGTATTAACGCCATTCAAACGACCAGTGATATTACCGTATCACCAGGTATTTAAAACTATCCGAACACACATATTATTGTCCGCTCCTTTAAGTTACAAAGGAATCGAGGATGCAAAACGAGTTTATCAGGCATTGAAATCCGGTCATGTGTTCTTGGCGAATGATGGAATTGCGTTATCTAGCGGATTTAATTTTGTTGCTGTTGATAAAAAAGAAAAAATATTGGGAATAATGGGTGATGAACTTTGCCCGTCGTTTCCGATATATTGTCACATAACTATACCTATACACGATAAATATGTTATGGTAAAACTCGTTAAAGATGGACAAGTTATTTATCGCGAACAAACCCATAAAATCGTTTATAAGCTTAATTCTCCTGGCGTGTATCGAGTTGAAGTTACATATCATCGGCATCCGTGGATATATTCTAATCCCATTTATCTTCGAGCAACATCGCTCAAGTAG